One stretch of Bradyrhizobium canariense DNA includes these proteins:
- a CDS encoding xanthine dehydrogenase family Fe-S subunit — MTAVTLSINGASVTADVEPRLHLADFLRGNQHLTGTHLGCEQGVCGACTVLIDGKPQRSCLAFTVDCDGATIRSIEDFDDDPLMGELRDAFSASHALQCGFCTPGMLASARDIVSRLGEVSEQRIREELSGNICRCTGYVGIVEAIRAVSLGKQPAIAGAVAVHAQKTIERGGLTEAPVVIPVARPAASALPTGAGAGTSIEERITIKAAPDKVWEALSDLRRVASCLPGAEITEIDGDTVKGRVRIALGPIKPAFSGEAHVTMDAAKREGKMAGRGRDSGVGSSAEGEARWHVIDGNANDTVVVVQLTWRLTGPLAQFNRSGLIQDVVRRLAAAFAINLEASIDNRAPPLAASQGISAFGLLWSVIKVRLFGR, encoded by the coding sequence ATGACGGCAGTCACGCTTTCCATCAACGGTGCCTCAGTCACGGCCGATGTCGAGCCCCGTTTGCATCTGGCCGATTTCCTGCGTGGCAATCAGCATCTTACCGGCACGCATCTCGGTTGCGAGCAGGGTGTTTGCGGTGCCTGCACGGTGCTGATCGACGGCAAGCCGCAGCGCTCGTGTCTGGCCTTCACCGTTGATTGCGACGGCGCCACGATCCGGAGTATCGAGGATTTCGATGATGATCCACTGATGGGCGAATTGCGCGACGCGTTCAGCGCTTCGCACGCCTTGCAATGCGGCTTCTGTACGCCGGGCATGCTGGCCAGCGCACGTGATATTGTCAGCCGCTTGGGTGAGGTGTCGGAGCAAAGAATTCGCGAGGAGTTATCCGGCAATATCTGTCGGTGTACCGGCTATGTCGGAATTGTCGAGGCGATTCGCGCGGTGTCCCTTGGCAAACAGCCTGCGATCGCCGGCGCCGTCGCCGTGCACGCGCAGAAGACAATCGAGCGAGGCGGCCTGACCGAAGCGCCTGTCGTTATCCCGGTTGCTCGCCCAGCGGCGTCGGCGTTGCCCACAGGCGCCGGCGCGGGGACGTCGATCGAAGAGCGCATCACGATCAAGGCAGCGCCGGACAAGGTTTGGGAAGCGTTGTCGGATTTGCGGCGTGTGGCGTCGTGTCTGCCGGGCGCCGAAATCACCGAGATCGACGGCGACACCGTCAAGGGAAGGGTTCGTATTGCCCTCGGACCGATCAAGCCGGCGTTCAGCGGCGAAGCGCATGTGACCATGGACGCAGCCAAACGCGAGGGCAAAATGGCCGGACGCGGGCGCGATTCCGGCGTCGGGTCGTCCGCTGAAGGCGAGGCTCGCTGGCACGTGATCGACGGCAATGCGAATGATACCGTCGTCGTGGTGCAACTGACCTGGCGATTGACCGGTCCGCTCGCACAATTCAACCGTTCGGGTCTGATCCAGGATGTTGTGCGCCGCCTCGCCGCGGCATTCGCTATCAATCTCGAAGCCTCGATTGACAATAGAGCGCCGCCTCTGGCCGCTTCCCAGGGCATCAGTGCTTTTGGGTTGCTCTGGTCGGTTATCAAGGTCCGATTGTTCGGGAGGTGA
- a CDS encoding FAD binding domain-containing protein, with product MKPAAFDYKRARTLPEAAEFLAAGNGDAKILAGGQSLAPMLHLRLARPHILIDIKRAEGLRELMGDDKVMSIGAGWTHAEIEDGTFEDSTRGLMPYVARGIAYRAVRNRGTIGGSLSHADPAADWISTTAALGATLVSQGADGRKHRLSADTFLEGAFQTRLGANEVLIAIEAPRLSDKAGWGYYKICRKSGEFATAIGVAIFDPKSGLSRVLAGATDGPPVLLPETAKVLIDKGASVAGDSVEAEIASVLLGHDAAARQLHATAVRRALDMLAVNSDR from the coding sequence ATGAAGCCCGCGGCATTCGACTACAAACGTGCCCGGACGTTGCCGGAGGCTGCTGAATTTCTTGCAGCTGGCAATGGCGACGCGAAAATTCTCGCAGGCGGTCAGTCACTCGCGCCGATGCTTCATCTGCGGCTTGCGCGCCCGCACATCCTGATCGATATCAAGCGCGCCGAAGGTTTGCGCGAACTCATGGGCGATGATAAGGTCATGTCCATCGGCGCGGGCTGGACGCACGCCGAAATAGAGGACGGGACGTTTGAAGATTCGACGCGCGGATTGATGCCATATGTCGCGCGCGGCATCGCTTACCGCGCTGTGCGCAATCGCGGCACGATCGGCGGCAGCCTCTCCCATGCCGATCCGGCGGCCGACTGGATTTCGACCACGGCGGCGCTGGGCGCGACGCTGGTATCGCAGGGCGCCGATGGCAGGAAACACCGCCTGTCCGCCGATACATTTCTAGAAGGGGCCTTCCAAACCAGGCTTGGCGCCAACGAGGTCTTGATTGCCATCGAGGCGCCGCGTCTCTCGGACAAGGCCGGATGGGGTTATTACAAAATCTGTCGCAAGAGTGGCGAGTTCGCCACTGCGATCGGCGTTGCCATTTTCGATCCCAAAAGCGGCTTGAGCCGGGTCCTTGCGGGGGCGACGGACGGTCCGCCGGTGCTATTGCCGGAAACGGCGAAGGTGCTGATCGACAAGGGCGCATCCGTCGCCGGCGACAGCGTCGAGGCTGAAATCGCATCTGTGCTGCTTGGCCACGATGCCGCCGCCCGGCAGTTGCATGCCACCGCAGTACGTCGCGCTCTCGATATGCTCGCCGTGAATTCGGATCGTTGA
- a CDS encoding xanthine dehydrogenase family protein molybdopterin-binding subunit, whose amino-acid sequence MSETTSPTEGIGARVLRKEDARHLRGRGQFVGDLFMAGLQEVAFLRSPVAHARIVSRTRPAGHDHAIFFLDDLKGVLPIVTRSSIPGYKVSDYPVLAREKVRFVGEPVAMCVSKNRAAAEDLTELVEVDYDELPAIVSCNGGRKADAVQLHDSWGDNLFLETSFDSGIGAIAATAPVVVDLDVSCARQTMHPLEGKGVLAFWDHRAGQLVVHTSTQVPHLIRAGLAECLGLPQAVIRVIAPDVGGGFGYKCLLQPEEIAVAWLATTYKTPFRWTEDRREHLVAGANARQHHYKIKAYADTRGKLLGLDAEVSVDTGAYSVWPFTACLEAAQAGGNLPGPYHLTAYRAKVFSVATNKPPFAPYRGVARPGVCFAMEQTIDAIAKAVGREAWEVRAENLVAASAMPYTNITNKHYDSGDYPGALLEAKEMIGLDAFRAGARRDALGRYLGVGFASYTEQSAHGTKVFAAWGLPLVPGFDQAFVKLTPDGALEVRSGIHTIGQGLETTLAQIAGEVTGVPYKDIRVTLGDTATTPFSTGAYASRGIVMTGGAVARAAEVVALRIKAIAAHLLQVGPNAVAFKNGRIHAGEASVSYEDIGRAWYIRPDQLPDDVDRGGLEATEGYKPQVDGGVFSYASHAVRVAVDPETGLVEILDYVIVEDCGKMVNPMIVEGQTYGGAAQGVGTALFEESPYDDSGQPLASTLLDYILPGPVELPKFRIAHRETLSPYSKFGIKGVGEGGAIAPPAAIINAINDALAPLNATLRDAPMSPTRILKAIAAAKTTAKAAAVAQVGGRVSA is encoded by the coding sequence GTGAGCGAAACCACATCTCCAACGGAAGGTATCGGCGCCCGCGTTCTTCGCAAGGAGGATGCGCGGCATTTGCGCGGTCGCGGCCAATTTGTTGGTGATCTTTTCATGGCGGGACTGCAGGAGGTGGCGTTTTTGCGCAGCCCCGTCGCGCATGCGCGTATTGTTTCGCGGACGCGACCTGCGGGCCATGATCATGCAATCTTCTTTCTCGATGATTTGAAGGGCGTTTTGCCCATTGTCACTCGTTCGTCCATTCCCGGCTACAAGGTTTCGGACTACCCGGTGCTTGCCCGGGAAAAGGTTCGGTTCGTCGGCGAGCCTGTCGCGATGTGCGTCAGCAAAAATCGCGCGGCGGCCGAAGATCTGACGGAACTCGTCGAGGTCGATTATGACGAGTTGCCGGCCATTGTCTCCTGTAACGGCGGACGCAAGGCCGATGCCGTGCAACTGCACGACAGCTGGGGCGACAATCTTTTTCTCGAAACGTCGTTCGACAGCGGTATCGGAGCGATCGCCGCAACGGCGCCCGTCGTCGTCGATCTCGATGTCTCCTGCGCGCGTCAGACCATGCATCCGTTGGAAGGCAAAGGTGTCCTCGCGTTCTGGGATCATCGCGCCGGACAACTCGTCGTCCACACATCCACCCAGGTGCCCCATCTCATTCGTGCGGGTCTTGCGGAGTGTCTGGGGCTGCCACAAGCCGTTATTCGCGTGATCGCGCCCGATGTCGGCGGCGGCTTCGGATACAAATGCCTGTTGCAGCCGGAAGAAATCGCCGTAGCGTGGCTGGCTACTACTTACAAGACACCGTTCCGCTGGACTGAGGATCGCCGCGAACATCTGGTCGCCGGCGCCAATGCACGGCAGCATCACTACAAGATCAAGGCCTATGCCGATACGCGCGGCAAGTTGCTGGGGCTCGACGCCGAAGTCTCGGTCGACACTGGCGCCTATTCAGTCTGGCCGTTCACGGCCTGTCTCGAGGCGGCGCAGGCCGGCGGCAATCTGCCGGGGCCCTATCATTTGACGGCCTATCGGGCCAAAGTATTTTCCGTCGCCACCAACAAACCGCCATTTGCGCCGTACCGCGGTGTCGCGCGGCCTGGCGTTTGCTTCGCCATGGAGCAGACGATCGATGCTATCGCCAAAGCTGTCGGCCGCGAGGCGTGGGAAGTGCGCGCCGAAAACCTCGTGGCCGCCAGCGCCATGCCCTACACCAACATTACCAACAAGCATTACGATTCCGGCGATTATCCGGGCGCGCTGCTCGAAGCAAAGGAGATGATCGGCCTGGATGCGTTTCGCGCCGGCGCGCGTCGCGACGCGCTCGGTCGATATCTGGGTGTCGGCTTCGCCAGTTATACCGAACAATCCGCTCATGGCACGAAGGTGTTCGCCGCATGGGGCCTTCCTCTGGTGCCGGGCTTTGACCAAGCCTTCGTCAAGCTGACGCCCGACGGCGCACTCGAAGTGCGCTCCGGCATTCACACCATCGGTCAGGGCCTGGAGACGACGCTGGCGCAGATCGCGGGTGAAGTCACCGGCGTTCCCTACAAGGATATTCGGGTAACGCTCGGCGACACCGCGACGACGCCCTTTTCGACCGGGGCCTACGCCTCACGCGGCATTGTGATGACCGGCGGCGCCGTTGCGCGCGCGGCCGAAGTTGTGGCTTTGCGCATCAAGGCCATCGCCGCGCATTTGCTGCAGGTCGGGCCTAACGCCGTGGCGTTCAAGAACGGGCGAATTCATGCGGGTGAGGCCAGCGTGTCCTACGAAGACATCGGGCGGGCCTGGTATATCCGCCCCGATCAATTGCCGGACGATGTCGATCGCGGGGGATTGGAGGCGACCGAGGGCTATAAGCCGCAAGTCGATGGCGGCGTGTTTTCCTACGCCAGCCACGCCGTTCGTGTCGCAGTCGATCCGGAAACCGGCCTTGTCGAAATCCTCGATTACGTCATCGTCGAAGATTGCGGAAAGATGGTCAATCCGATGATCGTCGAAGGCCAGACCTATGGTGGTGCGGCGCAAGGGGTAGGCACCGCCCTGTTCGAAGAAAGTCCTTACGACGACAGCGGCCAGCCGCTCGCTTCCACGCTGCTCGACTATATTCTGCCGGGTCCGGTGGAGTTGCCGAAATTCCGCATCGCGCATCGCGAGACGCTGTCGCCTTATTCCAAGTTCGGCATCAAGGGGGTCGGCGAGGGCGGCGCCATCGCGCCACCCGCCGCGATCATCAACGCGATCAACGACGCACTGGCGCCGTTAAATGCGACTTTGCGCGATGCACCGATGTCGCCGACGCGTATTCTGAAGGCGATCGCAGCCGCCAAGACCACAGCTAAGGCTGCGGCCGTGGCGCAGGTTGGCGGCAGGGTTAGCGCATGA
- a CDS encoding aromatic-ring-hydroxylating dioxygenase subunit beta, which yields MSPVIDIKSRQSDNRDARIERMLLRAEIEQFNAVYGMALDDQRLSDWSEMFTEDASYVVLSRENHDRGMPVGLIYCENRAMIRDRAFALEKTAMFAPRYLRHFVSNTQVIGVDPDGSIRASANYLLLQVLFDRPDATLHQVGVYHDIFRSSSDGLKLAKRHCVYDNLLVPNALCLPV from the coding sequence ATGTCTCCTGTAATCGACATTAAATCACGACAATCGGACAACAGAGACGCGCGCATCGAGCGCATGTTGCTCCGCGCGGAGATCGAACAATTCAACGCCGTCTACGGGATGGCGCTGGACGATCAGCGCCTGTCCGATTGGAGCGAGATGTTCACCGAGGATGCCAGTTATGTCGTCCTTTCCCGCGAAAATCATGATCGCGGCATGCCGGTTGGGCTGATCTACTGCGAAAACCGGGCGATGATCCGCGACCGTGCTTTTGCGCTGGAAAAAACCGCGATGTTCGCGCCGCGTTACCTGCGGCATTTCGTCAGTAATACGCAGGTGATCGGCGTCGATCCGGATGGCTCGATCCGTGCGAGTGCGAATTATCTGCTGCTGCAGGTATTGTTCGACCGCCCGGACGCAACGCTGCATCAGGTCGGCGTATATCACGACATCTTTCGCAGCAGTTCGGATGGATTGAAGCTGGCCAAACGCCATTGCGTCTACGACAATCTGCTGGTGCCAAATGCGCTTTGTCTGCCGGTCTGA
- a CDS encoding FAD-dependent oxidoreductase, producing the protein MTWHAAISLELLRPDGVTGVEIEGVPVALYKLGEQVYATHGICTHALAFLADGFVEDGKIECPLHQGLFDIRSGKALCTPLTEDIKTYAVKVEDGTVFVDLDSSAAQTTLAADGVALPGTTAATAGGVATDARAGERFIIVGAGQAAAAAIRAMRLAGFEGAIDLVGAERHLPYERPPLSKSVLLGQAGADDCACLRFADLDVLRVTAHLGRRVSTIDARARIATLDDGRMLTYSALLIATGGQPRRLTIPGADLPGVMYLRTLEDAAAIGDVIRKAKTVAIIGGGFIGMELASVAAQLGLSAIVLEREPELMARVMPAPLGRAFRRLAEKHGVIVRTSTSVDAIERIDGKLVIKTPGEPVAADIALVGIGLEPDTALAAACGCDVLGGIVVDAEGRTNVPGIWAAGDCALHHAEINGRRGRLESWHNAEQRGAAAGRSMAGAPADTEAAVQPWFWTDQFGLNVQILGVAASHHSVARTGEDGAAGTVYRTFDLASGKLTSVVAFSSPQAIRAARTELESVAPFDPAAAAAVVLDQEDKGDSMNAHAKLLEPVSSEDRAKTYVWPVEGLTRIPDWVYTDEFIYQREVERIFHGRSWNFVALEDEVRNPGDFIRSHVGPTPVVVSRAEDGTIHVFENRCLHRAAEFCRELHGNAKEFVCPYHQWSYDLKGNLAGVPFRRGVNGAGGMPPDFKTSEHGLKRLTVTTHRGVVFASYCNDMEPLADYLGPEILAEFEATFDGRIPRVLGHYRHSLPGNWKLYHENLKDPYHATLLHTFLVTFGLLVAGNKSLMLADATGRHGVMASAKSDASKIAADTKKEMRAYKEGMSLSDPRFMNFIDEFNSPWSVTMMTLWPNLIIQREMNTLGIRQIVPTGPNEFIMKWTMFGFEGDDEEMTRHRLRQGNLMGPAGFLGLEDNEAIKFVQDGMISVPNGEHMVELEPGNNGTSDTLISEAAIRGMYRYWREVMAL; encoded by the coding sequence ATGACATGGCACGCCGCCATTTCGCTGGAGTTGTTGCGCCCCGATGGCGTGACCGGCGTTGAAATCGAGGGCGTTCCTGTCGCTCTCTATAAGCTTGGCGAACAAGTTTACGCGACCCACGGGATTTGTACCCATGCGCTGGCTTTCCTGGCCGATGGGTTTGTCGAAGACGGCAAGATCGAATGTCCGCTGCATCAGGGGCTGTTCGACATTCGCTCCGGCAAGGCGCTCTGCACGCCGCTGACGGAGGACATCAAAACCTACGCGGTGAAGGTCGAAGACGGCACGGTTTTTGTCGATCTGGATTCGTCTGCAGCACAAACGACCTTGGCCGCGGATGGTGTGGCACTCCCTGGCACGACCGCCGCGACAGCGGGCGGTGTTGCAACAGATGCGCGCGCTGGCGAACGGTTTATCATCGTGGGCGCCGGGCAGGCGGCGGCGGCGGCCATCCGCGCCATGCGATTGGCCGGCTTTGAGGGGGCGATCGATCTTGTTGGTGCCGAGCGTCATCTTCCTTACGAGCGGCCGCCTCTGTCCAAAAGCGTGTTGCTTGGGCAGGCTGGTGCGGATGATTGCGCGTGCCTGCGTTTCGCGGATCTGGACGTGCTGCGTGTAACCGCTCATCTGGGTAGGCGTGTGTCGACCATCGACGCACGGGCGCGTATCGCCACGCTCGACGACGGACGGATGCTCACCTATAGCGCATTGCTGATCGCGACCGGCGGCCAGCCCCGCCGCCTGACCATTCCAGGCGCGGATTTGCCCGGTGTCATGTATCTGCGTACGCTCGAGGATGCCGCTGCGATCGGCGACGTCATCCGCAAAGCAAAAACGGTCGCCATTATCGGCGGTGGTTTTATCGGCATGGAATTGGCCTCGGTAGCAGCTCAGCTGGGTCTTTCCGCAATAGTGCTGGAGCGAGAACCCGAACTGATGGCGCGCGTGATGCCCGCGCCGCTGGGCCGCGCATTTCGGCGGCTGGCAGAAAAGCATGGAGTTATCGTTCGCACTTCGACGTCGGTCGATGCGATTGAACGGATCGATGGAAAACTTGTCATCAAGACCCCCGGTGAACCGGTTGCCGCCGACATCGCGCTCGTTGGCATAGGGCTCGAACCGGACACCGCGCTGGCCGCTGCCTGCGGTTGCGATGTGCTGGGTGGAATTGTCGTCGATGCGGAAGGCCGCACCAATGTGCCCGGCATCTGGGCGGCCGGCGATTGCGCGCTCCATCACGCCGAGATCAACGGCCGGCGCGGGCGTCTTGAAAGCTGGCACAATGCCGAACAGCGGGGTGCCGCGGCCGGACGCTCGATGGCCGGCGCGCCGGCCGATACGGAGGCGGCGGTCCAGCCCTGGTTCTGGACGGATCAGTTCGGTCTCAACGTGCAGATCCTCGGCGTCGCGGCGTCGCATCATTCAGTCGCCCGCACCGGCGAGGATGGTGCCGCTGGCACGGTGTATCGGACGTTCGATCTGGCATCGGGCAAGCTGACATCGGTGGTCGCCTTTTCCTCGCCGCAGGCCATTCGCGCGGCGAGAACTGAACTCGAAAGTGTTGCACCTTTCGATCCAGCCGCTGCGGCTGCTGTCGTTCTCGATCAAGAAGACAAGGGAGATTCCATGAACGCGCACGCGAAGCTCTTGGAGCCTGTTTCATCGGAAGACAGGGCCAAAACCTATGTCTGGCCCGTGGAGGGGCTGACGCGGATACCTGACTGGGTCTACACCGACGAATTCATCTATCAACGCGAAGTCGAGCGGATCTTTCACGGTCGCTCGTGGAATTTTGTCGCGCTGGAAGACGAAGTACGCAACCCCGGAGATTTCATTCGCTCGCATGTCGGGCCGACGCCGGTTGTAGTGTCGCGCGCCGAAGACGGCACGATCCACGTGTTCGAAAACCGCTGCCTGCATCGCGCCGCCGAGTTCTGCCGCGAACTGCATGGCAACGCCAAAGAGTTCGTCTGCCCCTATCACCAGTGGTCTTACGATCTCAAGGGCAATCTGGCTGGCGTGCCGTTCAGGCGCGGCGTCAACGGCGCCGGCGGCATGCCGCCGGATTTCAAGACCTCCGAACACGGGCTGAAGCGGCTGACGGTCACCACCCATCGCGGCGTCGTGTTCGCCTCCTATTGCAACGATATGGAACCGCTCGCCGATTATCTCGGGCCCGAAATTCTCGCTGAATTCGAAGCGACCTTCGACGGCCGCATTCCGCGCGTTCTCGGCCATTATCGCCATAGCCTGCCGGGCAACTGGAAACTTTATCACGAGAATCTCAAGGACCCGTATCACGCCACTTTGTTACATACATTTCTGGTGACGTTCGGCCTGCTCGTCGCCGGCAACAAGTCACTGATGCTGGCCGACGCAACCGGACGCCATGGCGTGATGGCGTCGGCGAAATCCGACGCCAGCAAGATTGCCGCCGACACGAAGAAGGAAATGCGCGCCTACAAGGAAGGGATGTCGCTGTCCGACCCGCGTTTCATGAACTTTATCGACGAATTCAACAGCCCATGGTCCGTGACCATGATGACGCTGTGGCCGAACCTGATCATCCAGCGTGAGATGAATACGCTCGGCATCCGCCAGATCGTGCCCACCGGACCGAATGAGTTCATCATGAAATGGACGATGTTCGGCTTTGAAGGCGACGACGAGGAAATGACGCGTCATCGCCTGCGGCAAGGTAATCTGATGGGGCCTGCCGGCTTCCTTGGTCTGGAAGACAACGAGGCGATCAAGTTCGTGCAGGACGGCATGATTTCCGTGCCGAATGGCGAACATATGGTCGAACTCGAACCAGGCAATAACGGTACGTCCGACACGCTGATTTCGGAGGCGGCGATCCGCGGCATGTATCGATACTGGCGTGAGGTGATGGCGCTTTGA
- a CDS encoding ABC transporter permease — protein sequence MQPTNRLVRFGIPLLGAVAFLLIWEAAARLGAIKPVILPAPSAIARELADAPMWFAEQTFFTIGVALLGFAVAVVLGVAFAVAIVEWPLLDQLLFPLFVALNSVPKVAIAPLFIIWFGTGAEPKIAIASLIAIFAIVIDTALGLRSVPPDQLDLAKALRGSRLKVLLRIKMYCALPHMFAGFKVALSLSLVGAIVGEFVSSQKGLGFAILTAQGSFDTPRVFAAIFILSVLGVGLIGALDFVERLALPWHYKNRQAGGH from the coding sequence ATGCAGCCGACAAACCGTTTGGTCCGTTTTGGCATTCCGCTGTTAGGCGCGGTCGCCTTCCTGCTGATCTGGGAAGCTGCCGCGCGGCTGGGGGCGATCAAGCCGGTTATTCTTCCGGCACCCTCGGCGATTGCCCGCGAACTCGCCGATGCGCCGATGTGGTTCGCGGAGCAGACTTTCTTCACGATCGGTGTCGCCTTGCTGGGATTTGCGGTAGCGGTTGTTCTCGGCGTTGCGTTCGCCGTCGCGATCGTCGAATGGCCGCTGCTCGACCAGTTACTTTTTCCCCTGTTCGTCGCGCTGAATAGTGTCCCCAAGGTCGCGATCGCGCCGTTGTTCATCATCTGGTTCGGCACCGGCGCCGAACCGAAAATCGCCATTGCATCCCTGATCGCGATTTTCGCGATCGTGATCGATACCGCGCTCGGCCTTCGCTCGGTGCCGCCGGATCAACTCGATCTGGCGAAGGCGTTGCGGGGATCGCGGTTGAAAGTGCTTCTGCGCATCAAGATGTATTGCGCGCTGCCGCACATGTTCGCGGGCTTCAAGGTGGCGCTATCGCTGTCGCTGGTTGGCGCCATCGTCGGTGAATTCGTTTCGTCGCAAAAGGGGCTGGGCTTTGCGATTTTGACGGCGCAGGGCTCATTCGATACGCCGCGCGTCTTCGCTGCGATTTTCATTCTGTCGGTGCTTGGCGTCGGGCTGATCGGCGCGCTCGATTTTGTCGAGCGGCTCGCATTGCCCTGGCACTACAAGAACCGGCAGGCGGGCGGTCATTGA
- a CDS encoding ABC transporter ATP-binding protein, giving the protein MAASEQRVSAFSYVPRAVAPRAMISAQGVQKRYGDANGLLALENITLDIAEGEFVSLLGPSGCGKSTFLRCLAGLERPTGGSLLLDGAPINGPPEKLGIAFQRDALLDWFSILENALLPADFGGYDKKTYEPRARELLNMVGLKDFTDVYPSALSGGMRQRAAICRSLLLKPRLLLMDEPFGALDALTRDQLNVDLHHLWQQQRMTVGFVTHSISEAVFLSTRIVVFSARPGKIAEDIHVDLPDDRKLAVRDTPDFIRYTQHIRGLFEKMGLIHD; this is encoded by the coding sequence ATGGCGGCGAGTGAGCAGCGGGTATCGGCATTCTCTTATGTTCCCCGTGCCGTGGCGCCGCGCGCGATGATCTCCGCGCAAGGCGTGCAGAAGCGTTATGGCGACGCAAACGGCTTGCTTGCACTCGAAAACATCACCCTCGATATTGCCGAAGGCGAATTTGTCAGCCTTCTCGGCCCGAGCGGCTGTGGCAAAAGCACGTTTCTGCGTTGCCTTGCCGGACTGGAACGCCCGACCGGCGGATCGTTGCTGCTCGACGGCGCACCGATCAATGGGCCGCCGGAAAAGCTTGGCATCGCGTTCCAGCGCGACGCCTTGCTGGATTGGTTCTCAATCCTGGAAAACGCGTTGCTGCCGGCTGATTTCGGCGGTTACGACAAGAAAACATATGAGCCGCGTGCCCGCGAATTATTGAACATGGTCGGATTGAAGGATTTCACCGATGTCTATCCCAGTGCGTTGTCGGGCGGGATGCGGCAGCGCGCCGCGATTTGCCGTTCGCTGCTGCTGAAGCCTCGTCTTTTGCTGATGGACGAGCCGTTTGGTGCGCTCGACGCACTGACGCGGGATCAGTTGAACGTCGACCTGCACCACCTCTGGCAGCAACAACGCATGACGGTCGGCTTCGTGACGCATTCGATTTCCGAAGCCGTATTTCTGTCAACGCGCATCGTCGTTTTCAGTGCGCGCCCCGGCAAGATTGCCGAGGACATTCACGTCGATCTCCCCGACGACCGCAAGCTCGCGGTGCGCGATACACCGGATTTCATCCGCTACACCCAGCACATTCGCGGCTTATTCGAGAAAATGGGCCTGATCCACGACTGA
- a CDS encoding ABC transporter substrate-binding protein yields MISTFANAAETLRVRLDWTPWGDQAPFHLAMKKGWFAKQGLDVQLEDGNGSVSTVQIVGNGDYDLGHASLATMAIARAKGLPVKAVADFIRQNDIGLMVGKDTGINTPKDLRGKKLTFTAGSLETPFLDRFIAAGGLTRSEVELTNVDAANKGSLYMSGRVDGAFSSAPFMQPIFDRQRPTKTIRFSDYGLEFPSFGLFATEATIAAKGDQIRKFASVVAGAWQYILDGHEAEGAQAIIDARPQAKLNADVLREQIEILRGLVSTPATAGKPMGIMADADWAKALDTLQQGKLIDHADAPGAYYTNNFIDVALVKEIANGGE; encoded by the coding sequence ATGATTTCAACTTTCGCCAATGCAGCAGAGACGCTGCGCGTCCGCCTGGACTGGACCCCTTGGGGCGATCAAGCGCCATTTCATCTCGCCATGAAAAAGGGCTGGTTCGCCAAACAGGGGCTCGACGTCCAGCTCGAAGACGGCAATGGCTCGGTTTCGACCGTGCAGATCGTTGGCAACGGCGACTACGATCTCGGCCACGCGTCGCTCGCCACCATGGCAATTGCCCGCGCCAAGGGCTTGCCGGTCAAAGCGGTCGCGGACTTCATTCGTCAGAACGATATCGGCCTGATGGTCGGCAAGGACACCGGCATCAACACGCCGAAGGATTTGCGGGGCAAGAAACTTACCTTCACAGCCGGTTCGCTCGAAACTCCGTTTTTGGATCGTTTTATCGCCGCGGGCGGCCTGACGCGCAGCGAGGTGGAATTGACCAATGTCGACGCCGCCAACAAGGGCAGCCTCTATATGTCCGGCAGGGTCGACGGCGCGTTTTCGTCGGCGCCTTTCATGCAGCCGATCTTTGATCGTCAGCGCCCGACCAAGACAATCCGGTTCTCCGATTATGGCCTGGAGTTTCCGAGCTTCGGTCTGTTCGCGACCGAGGCGACGATCGCCGCAAAAGGCGATCAGATTCGTAAGTTCGCAAGTGTCGTCGCCGGTGCCTGGCAGTACATTCTGGATGGTCACGAGGCCGAAGGCGCTCAGGCCATCATCGATGCGCGTCCACAGGCAAAGTTGAACGCCGACGTGCTGCGCGAGCAGATTGAAATTCTGCGCGGCCTGGTTTCGACGCCCGCAACCGCCGGCAAGCCCATGGGCATTATGGCGGACGCCGATTGGGCCAAGGCGCTGGACACCCTGCAGCAGGGCAAGCTGATCGACCATGCCGATGCGCCCGGCGCTTATTACACCAACAATTTTATCGACGTGGCGCTGGTCAAGGAGATCGCCAATGGCGGCGAGTGA